The genome window ttcttccaaatagatttcatggaaaacctaaaattcgcatgttttgattgacatttagccgctaatatacaatcatccaagatatatttatctatcgcaggttcggtctaatgtcccgttatactatatagatcacatggcttctggtaactttgagatcatgctaacggcgagaagggaagtgtgtttcaataactagctgagtgcttgtacggaggatatggtaacttctttgtaccaatatatattggtggttcggaagtcgttttcccaagaactaacgcgatctcctatttttctagtaccattagtgaactcttttggtctgatcctaagtacgcagtgagctaactagatacaaggaacttgacaagtattaatagatttatataaacgacaaggacatgagtctactggattttataatacagggttgaactgtgggttagtttcaatgcccaaggcagagcactggattggatacccagggaactgtgctccattaataagaatcatattctaagtcaccaggcatgcaataccaatcagataacaactgaagctagactccatgttacacttactaaaatgggattcctaggttgatataaactacctttttctggggagtatatactacgagttggactactggtttagatcttgaaggtctttgtttaccggatccaagttctcttgtgcttttcatgaccatcatgttaagtgcattaagtatagtggtatccagcgtatatttgaaaaaccaacatttgtatacaagctgtacgaatatcatgacattcactttggtagtcgccttcttaatgttagtctgtacggaatacttaggactatctctttatattaatgataatgcatttggtaatggacttttcatcttaactggtatacattttagccatgttattgttggagctatccttgtattcttcactcaaagtatctatagttctttagttacttacatgcctacaagctctataatgctaagcaaatctaaaggtatgttatgcaagatctttacagaaccattcactattttatatctacactttgtagaaaccatgtggatattaatccacattacattctatctctaaatcatataacggtcgtaaggtacgccggggataacaggtcagataatattgggagttctaatcctcggattgtatcagcacctccatgtcggctcattactcccttgttattgaacaagattcagttaggaacgctagttcaccgtcagatgtaatacgtgagctggg of Besnoitia besnoiti strain Bb-Ger1 chromosome Unknown contig00058, whole genome shotgun sequence contains these proteins:
- a CDS encoding cytochrome c oxidase subunit iii subfamily protein (encoded by transcript BESB_064350), producing MTIMLSALSIVVSSVYLKNQHLYTSCTNIMTFTLVVAFLMLVCTEYLGLSLYINDNAFGNGLFILTGIHFSHVIVGAILVFFTQSIYSSLVTYMPTSSIMLSKSKGMLCKIFTEPFTILYLHFVETMWILIHITFYL